One window from the genome of Pieris napi chromosome 3, ilPieNapi1.2, whole genome shotgun sequence encodes:
- the LOC125063710 gene encoding uncharacterized protein LOC125063710, which produces MSGRSYLLEGQRHSREKRRSSCREARRDTVDSRYTPPGRSLYSSSSNRRDRSSRRRYVSHGPRGSRKRRDSSRYVAFDRILSRLEVIEARLPVSVDSVSSSRPVNGSHLVSTSLAVQSSASKPGSGMAEEVIEGSIPHTLDINTSEAKEEGSSIVEALTALFKAKSNNFYISPFDPNVHDFDVWCNEVDRARLLNNWDDHECLGRIGSCLKGDAKLWLNDWVTNDRSWSNFKLEFRSLCPRNVDMASVLFEVMSTNSNKFSTYAEYARKSLLRLNIVKGLSDELKTAIVVRGISDPQIKAAAANAKLHSKGLIEFLSVYIKPKYDYRQSNNTVRSFSSSGPSYTRNREASRFDINKITCDT; this is translated from the coding sequence ATGTCTGGTCGTTCGTATCTACTCGAGGGACAAAGGCATAGTCGCGAAAAACGGCGTTCTAGTTGTCGCGAAGCACGTCGCGATACTGTAGATTCCCGTTATACGCCGCCTGGTAGAAGCCTCTATAGTAGTTCATCAAACCGCCGGGATCGGTCTTCCAGGCGTCGTTATGTATCGCACGGCCCTCGAGGCTCTCGTAAACGCCGCGATAGTTCACGCTATGTAGCTTTTGATAGGATTCTTAGTAGATTAGAAGTGATCGAAGCTAGACTACCTGTATCCGTAGATAGCGTGAGTTCGTCGCGTCCTGTGAACGGGAGCCATTTAGTTTCTACTTCTTTGGCTGTACAGAGTTCTGCTAGTAAGCCAGGCTCAGGCATGGCTGAAGAGGTTATTGAGGGTAGTATTCCACACACACTGGATATAAATACCAGTGAAGCAAAGGAGGAGGGGAGCAGTATTGTTGAAGCATTGACTGCATTGTTCAAAGCAAAGTCTAACAACTTTTATATATCGCCTTTTGATCCAAATGTACACGACTTTGATGTTTGGTGCAACGAGGTTGACCGTGCCCGGCTTCTAAATAATTGGGATGATCACGAATGTTTAGGACGGATAGGTAGTTGTTTGAAAGGAGATGCGAAGTTGTGGTTAAACGATTGGGTGACAAATGATCGATCGTGGAGTAATTTTAAACTAGAATTTAGGTCGTTATGTCCACGTAACGTTGACATGGCTTCTGTATTATTTGAGGTAATGAGTACAAACTCTAATAAGTTTTCTACTTATGCGGAATACGCGCGTAAATCTTTGCTACGTCTTAATATCGTTAAAGGTTTATCTGATGAGCTGAAAACCGCTATTGTTGTTAGAGGCATTAGTGATCCCCAAATAAAAGCCGCGGCCGCAAATGCTAAATTACACTCAAAAGGtttgattgaatttttatctgtttatataaaacctaAATACGAT
- the LOC125063677 gene encoding uncharacterized protein LOC125063677, giving the protein MNYKVHLIVFICLSLTISVSASRRNGVNSKKESRPKKNLGVHEELMDNLFVIYDPSFLALVWPKIKNGVHLSLDRYCWGELRVLFKDYLDGRAWAYKTADATGRYSASFFSGKKFWLGSKKQCRLLNEAYVSREENETWGEFYSGDYLNTLLKRENRYGNNHQDWHALVERDELMKRVVKADNSPPFTLEYSTLRVELNLTKFSLAKSYDVTLGVCLPRSCRAEDVISIINFSIMLNDHLKSNNSLSRSVKVSSIRQTPGYDIKEDVVAVLTILITFIFVLLAFVATLVDLEIFAVEHKTLNLETNKLKDINGFERKSESRPVVVDAVMKNSYNISTLKLSDLKMPPSITLGVVPMEGTGNCTRCGKYKKQCAISRQFESLPPCPRVKYNSCASLTTEYKKKNGYLKSLLLSFSLKHSWMRIFNTNMANKDLSVIHAVKIIATLWVIFINVAVTVSYISESGDINENNTMYNILTTGTLAFDTLFFVSGIFSAHHFFYLKGRYSVKQLVACGGPCGQASQVICFVTNRTIRLLPPYIYTIFLSTALARVSEESATLSFLYSDSRNCHKFWWRNLLYISNYYPTEEQCMQISWYLSTEAQLHIIGAFLCFLLTTQKKRWVAFTAVLLLFIPTGFDVFTAFSEVGHRFSDVFMAYDVIILSPWSHVTPYILGILTGWLVYRIDGLLTVSKVSSVCLWVSSTLGTLGSCVASGVGVGWLTAWLHLVWPAAWIWPALVCSTKFAYKTRELLNSSLVAGVSRLCYCSLLLHGPISRYLLLSLDAAICSNFICLWCYFTGILVVTLVAALVLSLLVEMPTCAFLRRLADLANR; this is encoded by the exons atgaattataaagtgcatttaattgtttttatttgtttaagtttAACGATTAGTGTTAGTGCTTCCCGCCGAAACGGagtaaattcaaaaaaagaatCCCGcccgaaaaaaaatttaggagTTCACGAAGAGTTGATGgacaatttatttgtaatctaTGACCCGTCCTTTTTGGCCCTGGTGTGGCCTAAAATAAAGAACGGTGTACACCTGAGTTTAGATAGATATTGTTGGGGTGAACTGAGGGTGCTTTTTAAAGATTACTTGGACGGGCGAGCTTGGGCCTATAAGA cTGCCGATGCCACAGGTCGATATTCAGCGTCATTTTTTAGTGGGAAAAAGTTCTGGCTAGGATCTAAAAAACAATGTCGATTACTg aaTGAGGCATACGTGTCACGAGAAGAGAACGAGACGTGGGGAGAGTTCTACAGCGGTGACTATCTTAACACCTTATTAAAGAGAGAGAATCGATATGGAAATA ATCATCAGGATTGGCACGCTCTGGTGGAACGTGACGAATTGATGAAACGGGTCGTGAAGGCTGACAATTCTCCCCCATTTACATTGGAATACAGCACTCTACGAGTCgagttaaatttaactaaattctCACTTGCAAAG tcTTATGATGTTACTCTGGGCGTGTGTCTCCCGCGATCATGTAGAGCTGAAGACGTCATATCCATTATTAACTTTTCGATAATGCTCAACGATCATTTAAAATCGAACAACTCACTTAGCAGATCCGTCAAGGTCTCATCCATCAGGCAAACACCAGGATATGATATAAAGGAGGACGTGGTCGCCGTTCTAACAATtctaataacttttatatttgttttgctaGCTTTTGTAGCCACTCTAGTTGATCTAGAAATATTCGCCGTCGAACATAAAACTCTTAACTtggaaacaaataaattaaaagatattaatggcttcgaaagAAAATCCGAGTCGCGGCCTGTTGTAGTAGATGCTGTTATGAAGAACTCGTATAACATAAGTACATTGAAATTGAGTGATCTGAAAATGCCTCCTTCGATTACGCTGGGCGTAGTGCCAATGGAGGGTACGGGGAATTGTACACGCTGTGggaaatacaaaaaacagtGCGCAATTTCAAGACAATTCGAGAGCTTGCCACCTTGTCCGAGAGTGAAGTACAATTCTTGTGCGAGTTTAACTACGGAGTATAAGAAGAAAAATGGTTACTTAAAGAGTTTACTGCTCAGTTTCTCCCTGAAACACAGCTGGATGAGaatattcaatacaaataTGGCGAATAAGGATTTGTCTGTGATACACGCTGTCAAAATTATCGCCACTTTGTgggtaatttttataaatgttgcGGTTACTGTTAGTTACATTTCAG aAAGCGgtgatataaatgaaaataatacaatgtACAATATATTAACAACTGGAACTCTCGCTTTTGACACATTATTTTTCGTAAG CGGTATATTCAGCGCGCACCATTTTTTCTATCTAAAAGGAAGATATTCCGTGAAACAGCTGGTTGCATGTGGCGGACCTTGTGGTCAAGCCTCACAGGTCATTTGCTTCGTCACAAATCGAACCATTCG GTTACTACCGCCGTACATTTATACTATATTTCTATCGACTGCTTTGGCGCGAGTATCTGAGGAAAGTGCAACCCTGTCTTTCCTTTACAGCGATTCTCGCAACTGTCATAAATTCTGGTGGAGAAACCTTCTATATATCAGCAACTACTATCCAACTGAAGAACAG TGTATGCAAATATCCTGGTACCTGTCGACTGAAGCCCAGCTTCACATAATTGGCGCATTTCTATGTTTCTTACTAACCACGCAAAAGAAGCGCTGGGTTGCATTCACTGCCGTCCTTCTATTATTCATCCCCACAGGCTTCGATGTGTTCACTGCCTTCAGTGAAGTTGGTCACAG gtTTTCAGACGTATTCATGGCGTACGATGTAATCATTTTAAGCCCGTGGTCACACGTTACGCCTTACATCCTTGGAATACTGACTGGCTGGCTCGTCTATAGGATCGATGGACTTCTGACTGTTtctaag GTTTCTTCAGTCTGTTTGTGGGTATCGTCAACCCTGGGCACACTAGGCTCGTGTGTGGCATCAGGAGTAGGGGTGGGCTGGCTTACAGCCTGGCTTCATCTTGTCTGGCCTGCTGCTTGGATCTGGCCGGCTTTGGTGTGTTCTACCAAGTTTGCtt acaAGACTCGTGAGCTTTTAAACAGTTCATTAGTGGCAGGCGTAAGCCGGCTGTGTTATTGTTCACTGTTGCTTCACGGACCTATATCGCGTTATCTATTGCTCAGTCTTGATGCTGCAATCTGCTCAAACTTCATTTGTCTT TGGTGTTACTTCACCGGTATCCTAGTAGTAACTTTAGTTGCAGCGCTGGTTCTCTCTCTTTTGGTGGAGATGCCGACGTGCGCCTTCCTCAGAAGACTAGCGGACCTGGCTAATCGgtga